The Caulifigura coniformis genome includes a region encoding these proteins:
- a CDS encoding GntR family transcriptional regulator: protein MQLHISSADGVPIYLQIVNQVKYLVAAGRLSPGEEMPAIRVLAEQLLVNPNTVARAYRELEAAGLVEKRRTAGTYVSDQGSPLARKERLRILTGRIDALLAEAAQMNVPVEEVLKLIQQRLSALESSRPQE from the coding sequence GTGCAACTCCACATTTCCTCCGCCGACGGCGTGCCGATCTATCTGCAGATCGTCAACCAGGTCAAATACCTGGTCGCGGCGGGACGGCTCTCCCCCGGCGAAGAAATGCCGGCAATCCGCGTACTGGCCGAGCAGTTGCTCGTGAACCCGAACACCGTCGCCCGGGCCTATCGAGAACTCGAAGCCGCCGGCCTCGTCGAAAAACGCCGCACTGCCGGCACCTATGTCTCCGACCAGGGCTCGCCGCTGGCCCGAAAGGAACGCCTGCGGATTCTCACCGGGCGCATCGATGCGCTTCTCGCGGAGGCCGCCCAGATGAACGTCCCCGTCGAGGAAGTGCTCAAGCTCATCCAGCAGCGTCTATCAGCCCTCGAATCGTCCCGTCCCCAGGAGTAA